The nucleotide sequence GAGGGCGAGTTGGGCGAAGATGTAGCTGCCGGTGCTGGTCGCCACCGGGTCGAAGTCCCGCTGTACGGCGGCGGAGGCGTCCAGGTAGTCGCGCGCCCCGGCCGCCGTGAAGAGCAGGCCGAAGCCGACACCGAGCACGAGCGCCAGCAGCAGGGTGAACGTGGTGGAGCGGACGGTGAACAGCTTGGCCCACTCGGACAGCAGCAGTTGTCCCACCGTCATCTGCCGCCCCGGTGCGGGACGTTCGCGCGGCGGACGGCTCTGCGACCCGTTCTCCGTGATCGTGGTCATCCCAGGTCCCCCTCGCGGGCCGTGTACTCGACACTGCTGTGGGTGAGCGCCATGAATGCCTCTTCCAACGAGGTCTTCTGCGGGGTCAGTTCGACGAGGGGTACGGCGTCGGCGGCGGCCAGCTCGCCGATGACGGCGCTGTCCAGACCCGAGACGACGAGCGCCCCGGTGCCGTCCGGCCGGACCGTGGCCCCCGCGTCCGTCAGCCGCCGGCCGAAGTCGTCCGCACGCGCGGTGCGCACGAAGACCGTCTGCCGGGACTGTTCCTCGATGAACTCCTCCATGGCGACGTCGGCAATCAGCCTGCCCCGCCCGATGATGAGCAAGTGGTCGGCGGTCAGGGCCATTTCACTCATGAGGTGACTGGAGACGAGGACGGTGCGCCCCTCGGCCGCCAGCTCCCGCATGAGATGCCGCATCCACAGGACGCCTTCCGGGTCGAGGCCGTTGACGGGTTCGTCGAAGATCAGGACGTCCGGGTCACCCAGCAGGGCGGTGGCGATGCCGAGCCGCTGGCCCATGCCGAGGGAGAACCGGCCCGCCTTGCGTCGGCCCGCCTTCTCCAGACCGACGAGCGCCAGTACCTCGTCGACACGCCGCCGCGGGATCCCGTTGCTCAGCGCCTGGCACAGCAGATGGTCACGGGCGCTGCGCTGCGGGTGCACCGCCTTCGCTTCGAGCAGGGCGCCCACCGTGCGCATCGGCGAGGGAAGCCGGGCGAAGGGCAGGCCTGCGACCGTCACCGTGCCGGAAGTGGGCGCGTCCAGACCGAGGATGAGCCGCATCGTCGTGGTCTTGCCCGCACCGTTGGGGCCGAGGAAACCGGTGACCAGTCCCTTGCCGATGCGGAAGGAGAGCCCGTCGACGGCCAGCCTGTTCCCGTAGCGCTTCGTGAGACCTCGCGCTTCGATCACCGGAGGGCCCCCCGGGCCGGACGCCCGGTTCCGGCGGCGCCGTAGGCGGCCTCCGCGGTGGCCTGACGCGTGGGTGAAGAGTTCATGTCGTACATCCTGCCCGCCCCAGGTGTACGGCTCCTGCGAGCTTCCTGAGTGGTTCCTGGGAGTCGGTGACAAACCGTCAACCCGCCGGTCGGCGGGGCATATGGTCGGAGGCAGGCCGATCCGTACCACGGGGGGAACGTATGGCAGCGGTGACATCGGCCGGGCGGGGACCCGTGCCGCGCGAAGGCGACGGCGAGGGGGTTCTGCTGGTCGTCGAGGACGAGCCCACGCTCCGCGAACTGCTCGCCGCTTCGCTGCGCTTCGTGGGCTTCCGGGTCGTCTCGGTGGCGACCGGCGAAGAGGCGCTGAG is from Streptomyces sp. NBC_00370 and encodes:
- a CDS encoding ABC transporter ATP-binding protein; this translates as MIEARGLTKRYGNRLAVDGLSFRIGKGLVTGFLGPNGAGKTTTMRLILGLDAPTSGTVTVAGLPFARLPSPMRTVGALLEAKAVHPQRSARDHLLCQALSNGIPRRRVDEVLALVGLEKAGRRKAGRFSLGMGQRLGIATALLGDPDVLIFDEPVNGLDPEGVLWMRHLMRELAAEGRTVLVSSHLMSEMALTADHLLIIGRGRLIADVAMEEFIEEQSRQTVFVRTARADDFGRRLTDAGATVRPDGTGALVVSGLDSAVIGELAAADAVPLVELTPQKTSLEEAFMALTHSSVEYTAREGDLG